The stretch of DNA CATGCGTGTCATACATGCTTCGCAAAAGGGCTCTCTATAATGACATGTCAAGGTAGCATACACTCGATTTTGTTTTGTTAGGATTGTCACATGAACTTTTTGTTTAGAGTCTCCCTCATCACTTATTCCCATTGCGCTTTTGTGATGCAGATATGTCTGTTGTGCTGGATATATGCCATGCAGTGGAAGGTGTGGTGAAAGTCGGTGCCCAGAGTTTTGTCTTGCAACTGAGGTACAACAATGCTCATTCAATTTTCTTTTTACCTTACTGTTTCTTCTCAGTGTAGTGCTTAGTTTATGAGTTGCACATGCTTGAATTCCATATGGGATATGTCTAATGCTTGAATTCCATATGGGATATGTCTAATAGCTATTATGCGGATGTTTTAAACTGATGGCTCCTATTACATGGCAGTAGTTCGAACTTATTCAAATTTCATATTTCATGTCCCTTCCTTGTCTGTGTCTCTTCGGTTTATAGAAACATTAATCCGATAGAATATCAAGAGATAGGAAGGGAGGCCAGCGGGTGTTACCATGATGGAATGGTAACGTACGCATGTAGTCTAACAGCTAACCTCAGTGTACATTATGTATTCATGGTATCCGGGGAACACAGTGTATTTAGCTTGAATGATCACAAAGGATCAGTTATACTTGAGACAGGCTTCTGCGGCTAGCTTTTTCTTTTTGGTATTTAATCAATATACTAGCTACCATTGTACAATTGAAGGCTTGTGGGGCGGTGCTGATGTAAAGCCCCATTTGTCACATTAAAACCTCTGATGCCGTCTTCTCGATAACTTGAAGTCTAGGTAAAACTTGATCTAACTTGAACCTGCTCTTTGCCGCTTTCTTTTCAGGTGTTTCTTTGCTTTGGCAATTCAGTTGCGTCAACCCGTTTCTTGCTGCAAGATGAATTCAACATACAGACAACTCAGTGCGATAACTGCATCATTGTAACCCCACTTCCCTCTTATATCTCTTCTGTCTAAAGCTGCTTAAATTTAAGGTCCTATGCCGGGCTTCCTGCAATGTCAGCTCAACTGAATATCACATTATACTGTAGGGCTTCATGGTCTGCCTTCAACAAGTTGCTTGCATCTTCTCTATAGTTGCAGCTATTGTTGGGAGTGAGGAGCTTTCAGAGGCTTCCCAGATCCTTAACTGCATGTCTGATTTGGTCTACTGGACGTAAGGCTCCCTTAACCCTCCTTACTCATCTCCATAGTAGTGTTCCCAGTTCTGATAATTGTATTCCCCTTCTTTGCAGGGTATGCGCATGTATGCAGGTAAATAACATCCTTTTTTGCTTGTAACCTTACTGGTCATCACTCTCCAAACCCTTGCATCTCCATCTTATGCCATTGAAATGCAAATGCAGACACAACACAAAATCGAAATGGACAAGAGGGATGGGAAGTTCGGCCCACAGCCCATGGCAGTGCCTCCAGTGCAACAAATGTCACGCATCGATCAGCCTACCCCGCCTCCTGCCGGATACGCACCACAACCAGCCTACGGTCAGCCTTATGGTAGCTATCCACCTCCAGGTCAAGGTTATCCGCCAGCTGGTTACCCCCAGGGTGGTGCATACCCTCCTGCTCAAGGTTACCCCCAGGGTGGTGCATACCCTCCGCCTGCCCAAGGTTATCCCCAGGGTGGTGCCTACCCACCGCCTGGTTACCCGCAGCAAGGTTCCTACCCCCCGGCGCAAGGTTCCTACCCCCCAGAGGGTTACCCGGCCAAGTAAAGAACACACGTCAATTGGAGAGACGCCTTTGCCAGGCACCTGAAATATTGTGGACATGTAAACAGTAGGACTGCCGTAGCATTATAGGTGATGTCGAGACACCATGTGCGATTGCTCTGCGTGGTAAACAATGAACGGTATTTTGATCCTCTGGTGAACTCATCACTGACATGTGTCGAGTATATTCTTCAAATAAGGAGGGGCGGTGAATTGTGCAAGTCAGTCAGAAAGTTAATCTGTAACTGAATTTGGTGATAACATTACGTTGTTCCTGGAGATTGTTGGTCGTGTTTGTGTCATGTTATATGCCTGAATGAATGCTGTGGTTGCGAGTTCACTTTACTCTGTATTATAATCACAACTTCATGGCAGTTGGTAATGGAGTGAAGGAATGAAATGCTTATAACCACGAGCATGGAGCGGTGCCTTTCAGATATATTATCATAGGACGAGATGAATAGACAAAGAGGGACAGCAACCCTCAAGCTGTGCTAGCTTattgttgtttttcttctttttcctgaTGATGAAACAATTATCAGGTTGATTCCATGATAGTGAGGTCTCCACGGAGTTGTCCTTGGTTGAGACGTAGCTAGCTCCAGCATCAATTGCTTGGAATATTTGACAAGTTGCATGACAAATCATCTCTTGGAGGCAttaatcatatatatatatatataatcatgtAACAGTAGACACTAATCAGAATCGTTGTCCTTGCATGCGAGAAGACTTGTTCATTATACGCCGGAAAATTTTAGTATTATCATGAGAGGCTTGCTGCTTGCTCCAGCTCTCTTAATTTGTCTTGTGGTGTTGGTTAGGCctaatggtccaattaatttcCACCGATAGTCGGATTTTGATCAATCTGGTACACCTAATTGATACAAGGCCCACAGCGATAAGAGATCCCGATCCATCCATGAAGCAGCCGtttttccctcaaaaaaaaaaaaatgaagcagCCGTTTGAATGGTTTTGCACCGTACCAACTGTATATGATTAACAACCACCATATTTTCTGAATGCAGCAGATTGTTGTTGCCAGGTAACAGCAGCTTAATTAGTACAATTACAAACATGAATGCagtatctttctcttttttccccCCCTTCTGCCAGCTGATGATGGTATTTTCACAGGGAATGAATTAATCCTCAGATCAGATTATATACGTACAGTGGGGACAAACTATATCTATACAGTAACAAGAATAATATGCATGGTTTGAGCATACGAGCTCAAATAAAAATCACAGCAAACAAATATGCCAGTGGTCAgactagtgtgtgtgtgtgtcatgaAACTGTCACCTCTGACTAATGACTAGATATACAGTTGAATCGGTCGATCCTCTTTTATTTTTTGAGAGTCACCATGGTCCAGCTCCGTTTGATTAGCGTTGTTGGTATATGTATCAGGTATACATTATGCAGCTCGATCTCCATCACCTGCACACACATATACGTGTGTATCAGAAATAATCATTGGAGAGATGTATCAAATCATTATTGGAGGTAGTATGTATCTATCATTATATTGGTCACCTTTTACGCTTTGATTTGAGGGTTGACGTCTGGGAGTTGTTGTGCCAATTCCTCTTCCTCTGGTTGATGAACCAGTTGTTGATTTGTTTCAGCTGCAGGCCAGTCTCTTCAACAAGCTTCGCCTTATCGTCTTCCTGTACCAGCCACTCAAATGATATCATCTTTAGGGTGTGAAGCGTGCATGATACATTAAAAACCACacaatttttaatttctttcctGAGAGAACTCATTAGCAACCATGCATATAATTAAATGCCACGAGGAATATTTGCCAAGCTTATTAGTCATCAGCAAGCTGGACGATGATGGAGAACAGCTAATGATATGAGGGCGACCACACCATGATCAGTAGCAGCAGATGGCTGGTTGCattcttgcatgcatgcatgatagcTACAATGCACTCACCGTGGGGTATGGCCACTTGGAGTGCTGCTGCCACCATTGCTTGAGGATGCTGGTGGTGTCCCCAGGCAGCTTCCCGGCCCTCCTTTT from Panicum virgatum strain AP13 chromosome 9K, P.virgatum_v5, whole genome shotgun sequence encodes:
- the LOC120647503 gene encoding uncharacterized protein LOC120647503 isoform X1 is translated as MHSLSINHERALFCLALSISKPLLRSSMSTILYCAVMACCAHLACQGCIHLHLVATVIALGNVKISTHLLIRCIFLFLFSGPCVSYMLRKRALYNDMSRYVCCAGYMPCSGRCGESRCPEFCLATEVFLCFGNSVASTRFLLQDEFNIQTTQCDNCIIGFMVCLQQVACIFSIVAAIVGSEELSEASQILNCMSDLVYWTVCACMQTQHKIEMDKRDGKFGPQPMAVPPVQQMSRIDQPTPPPAGYAPQPAYGQPYGSYPPPGQGYPPAGYPQGGAYPPAQGYPQGGAYPPPAQGYPQGGAYPPPGYPQQGSYPPAQGSYPPEGYPAK
- the LOC120647503 gene encoding uncharacterized protein LOC120647503 isoform X2, translating into MASSQANLEKMHLRQSYRNLWHTDIMGTMKADFPYCCLALWCGPCVSYMLRKRALYNDMSRYVCCAGYMPCSGRCGESRCPEFCLATEVFLCFGNSVASTRFLLQDEFNIQTTQCDNCIIGFMVCLQQVACIFSIVAAIVGSEELSEASQILNCMSDLVYWTVCACMQTQHKIEMDKRDGKFGPQPMAVPPVQQMSRIDQPTPPPAGYAPQPAYGQPYGSYPPPGQGYPPAGYPQGGAYPPAQGYPQGGAYPPPAQGYPQGGAYPPPGYPQQGSYPPAQGSYPPEGYPAK